In Rhodococcus pseudokoreensis, the DNA window CACCCACCGCACCTCGTCGTCGAGGATCTCCGCCGCCGTCCCGGGAATGGTGTCCAGACCCGCCTCCCGCAGCTCCGTCAACCAGTCCCGGATGCTCTGCCCACCCCGCGAGGCACCGTTGACGATCTCCATCGGCGAGAACGCGTGCACGTGCATCGACGGGACCCGCTTCTTCACCGCCCGCACCAGATCCGCGTACCCGGTCACCGGCAACTCCGGGTCGATACCGCCCTGCATGCACACCTCCGTCGCTCCCGCGACGTGCGCCTCCCACGCCCGGTCCGCGACCTCGTCGGTGGACAGGGTGAACGCGTCCGCGTCGCCCTTGCGCTGCGCGAACGCACAGAACCGGCACCCGGTGTAGCAGATGTTGGTGAAGTTGATGTTCCGGTTCACCACATACGTGACCTCGTCCCCGACCGCATCCTTGCGCAGGGCATCGGCCAACGCGACCACCGCCTCGAGTCCCGCCCCGTCCGCGGTCGCCAACGCCAGATACTCGTCGTCCGACAGCCCCGCCGGGTCGCGTTCGGCGCTGCGCAACGCCGCCAGCACGTCGGTATCCACCCGGACCGGGCCGGACAACTCGAGCACCTGCTCCCGGACGGTCTCCCAGTCCCCGAACGCGCTGCCCAGGTCGCTGCGGGTGTCGGTGTTGCGGCCGGCGGTGTCGATCTCGGTGTTCAGGTCCACCCGCCCCGCCGATTCCCACGACTCGTCCGGCTCCTGCCACGGCAACCCGACCGGCTTCGTGTCGAGCTTCGCGAGCCCGGTCTGCGGGTCGGAGAGGGCGTGCACGTGCCCGGTGATCCGCGGATCGATCCACGGCGCCCCGGCGAGCACGAACTGCGGCTGCGCCGCGGTGCGTTCGGTGAGTTCGAACCCGGCGGCCGCGGTGATCTCGGCCAGGGTGTCCAGGTTCGGCCACGGACGCTCCGGGTTCACATGGTCCGGGGTCAGCGGCGACACCCCACCCCAGTCGTCGACGCCCGCCGCCAGCAGCGCGGCGCATTCGGTGGTCGACACCAGATTCGGCGGCGACTGGATCCGCATCCCCGGGCCCAGCAGCAACCGGGACACCGCGATGGTCGCGGTGAACTCCGCGAGACCGGCGTCGGGGGTATCGCGCATCGCGGTGTCCGGCTTGGCCAGGAAGTTCTGCACGATCACCTCCTGGACGTGCCCGAACGCCTTGTGCGACTTCCGGATCGCCATGATCGACTCGGCCCGCTCCCGGACGGTCTCGCCGATGCCCACCAGAATCCCGGTGGTGAACGGCACACTGAGCCGGCCGGCGTCGGTGAGGGTGCGCAACCGCACCGCCGGATCCTTGTCCGGGCTGCCGTAATGGCATTCGCCCTTGTCGGTGAACAACCGGGTCGAGGTGGTCTCGAGCATCATCCCCATCGACGGGGCCACCGGCTTGAGCCGGGAGATCTCCTCCCAGCTCATCACGCCCGGGTTCAGGTGCGGCAGCAGCCCGGTCTCCTCGAGCACCCGGATCGACATCGCCCGCAGGTAGTCCAGCGTCGAGTCGTAGCCTCGCTCGTCGAGCCACTGCTTGGCCTCCGGCCACCGATCCTCCGGCCGGTCACCGAGCGTGAACAGGGCTTCCTTGCAGCCCAATTCGGCGCCCTGCCGGGCGATCTCGAGGACCTCGTCCGGTTCCAGATACGCCCCGCGCCCCTCGGCCCGCAACTTGCCCGGCACCGTCACGAACGTGCAGTAATGGCACTTGTCCCGGCACAACCGGGTCAACGGGATGAACACCTTCCGCGAATACGTGACCGCCCTCGGCCGACCCGCCGCCAGCAACCCGGCATCGCGCACCTTCGCCGCCGACGAACACAGATCCACCAGATCCTCGCCGCGGGCCTGCAACAACACCGTCGCCTCGTCCACGTTCAACGTGGCACCGTCCCGGGCACGTCGCAACACCCGCCGCATCGCGGACGCGGACGGTGCCGCTTCCTGCGCCGATGCGCCGGACGGGGGTGCCGCCGGAACACCCGGCATGGGAAGCATCGTGGGCCGGCCGGACTCTTCACCTGAATGGGTCACCCAGCGATCATGCGCCATCGACGACGAGCCGTGCCACCCAGACTCCGTGAGCGGCGGGGATCGCTACCCGCGCGGGTAGTCCTCGTCGACCGGAACCGCCCGGCTCTGCTCGGCGGCGTCCGCCTCGTTCACCTCCAGCGAAGACACTTCTTCGACCTCGTCGGAGTTGTCGTCGTCGACGGCGATCTCCTGCTCGAGCCGGTCCGCCTCGGGAACCTCCGGAGAATCGGCCGCATCGAATGACGTCATGTCTGCGCTCCTTTCGCTTCGGGGGTCCTCCCACCATAGGTCCGTTCTCGACAGAATGGCGGGGCACGGCCAAAGTAGGGGCATGAGTGTGCCCACCACCGTCACCATGGCGGAGCCGCTGTGGCGGCCCAGCCCCAAGGCCAAGCAGCTGTGGGCAATCAACGCCGCCCTCCTCTGGTTTCCCGTCTTCGTCGTGCAGGTCGTCGCGCTCGTCTTCCACTGGTGGCCCGTGTGGGTGCATCTCACGGTCCTCGCGATCACCGTCGTGCTCGCGATCGTCCACGTCGCCGTCGTCCCGCTCTGGCGGTACCGGGTGCATCGGTGGGAGATCAGCGACACCGCGGTCTACACGCGCAGCGGCTGGTTCACCCAGGAACGGCGCATCGCGCCCATCTCCCGCATCCAGACCGTCGACACCGAACGCGGACCGATCGACCGCATGCTGGGGCTCGCGACCGTCACCGTCACGACGGCGTCGTCCGCCGGTGCCGTCAAGATCGCCGCCCTCGATCAGGACACCGCCGACCGCACCGTCGCGCGGCTCACCGAGATCGCCGGCACCAATGTCGGTGACGCCACATGAGTGCGGCACCGGAACCGGGCGTCGCACCGCCCATCGCGCAGGGCGAGGCCGCGGTCGCCGCGGAGGAGGAGCAGCCCTGGTTGCGCCTGGACCGCCGGATGCTGCTGGTCCACCCCGTCAACGAGATCGTCAAACTCCTGCCGGTGTTGCTGATTTCGCTGGTGATCGGCACCCAGAGCGGCAACCACGTGTGGAGTCTCGTCGCCATCGTCGTGTTCGTGGTGTTCGGTGTCTCGCGCTGGTTCACGACGAGTTACCGCATCGGCCCGGTCCACGTGCAACTGCGGCAGGGCCTGTTCAACAAACGCCTGCTGTCCGTACCGCGCAACCGGATCCGCTCCGTCGACGTGGAGGCAGGGGTGCTGCATCGGCTGCTCGGGCTCTCGATCGTGCGCATCGGCACCGGCCGGCAGGTGGGGTCCACACCGGACGCCGCGAAGTTCGAACTCAACGCCCTCTCCACCGGGCTGGTTCCCGACTTGCGCGCCGCACTCCTCGCCCGTCAGCCCTCCCCCGAGGTCGAGCACACCGCGGTCACGCAGGAACCCGCGGTGACCGAGATCGGCCACTGGACTCCGGCGTGGGTGCGCTACGCCCCGTTCTCGGTGACCGGGGTGGTGACCATCGCGGCGATCGTCGGACTCGCGTTCCAGTACGGAATCGGGGCGAAGATCGCCCGCTCGTCGACCGTGGCCGAGGGGATCGAATCCGCGGAGCGCGTCGGGATCGCCGTGGCGGTCGTCGTGGGCATCGTCGTCCTCTTGATCGTCGCCAGCGGCCTCGCGTGCGTCCGGTACCTGCTGACGTACGGCAACATGACGCTGACGGACAACGGCCGCACCCTGCACGTCAGTCACGGCCTGCTGAAGACCCGCCAGACCACCCTCGATCGCGCCCGGCTCCGCGGTACGACGCTCACGGAGCCGCTGCTGCTGCGGCTCGCGGGCGGCGCCCGGCTGGATGCCGTGATGACCGGTGTCAGCGCCGAGAGGCGCGAGTCCTCGCTGCTGCTCCCCCAGGCGCCGCGCGCGGAGGCGGAGCGGGTGATGGCCACCGTGATCGGCGACCACCGCCAGGCCGCGGTCCCGCTCACCCCGCACGGGCCGGTTGCGCAGCGTCGGCGCTACACCCGGGCCCTGATCCCCACGGAGATCGCGCTCGCCGCCGCCCTCGTGTTCCTGATCCTCGGCCGGCCCGTGTTCTGGGTGGTGTGGGCCGGGATCGTGGTGCTCGCCGTCGGCGGCGTGGCGCTGGCGTGGGATCGGTACCGCGGTCTCGGTCACGCGGTGCTGCCCGGGTGGCTGATCACCCGCAGCGGCTCTCTCGACCGCTCCCGGGACAGTCTCGAGGCCGACGGCATCATCGGGTGGACCGTCCGCCAGACGTTCTTCCAGCGGCGGGCGGGGGTGGCGACCGTCATCGCCGCGACCCCCGCCGGCACCGGAAAATACCTGGTGATCGATCTGCCTGCCGATCAGGCGTGGTCGCTCATCGAGTCGGTGACGCCCGGCGGAGGTGACGTGTGGGCGCGGCGCTGACCGACATCGCCGGTCTCGACGCCCACCTCGTCGACTGCCGGGCGTGCCCCCGCCTCGTCGAGTGGCGGGAGAGGGTCGCACGCGAGAAGCGCGCGTCGTTTCGCAACGAAACTTATTGGGGCCGTCCGGTTCCCGGATTCGGCCCGGCCGACGCGTCCCTGCTGATCGTCGGTCTCGCGCCCGCCGCGCACGGCGCGAACCGGACCGGGCGCATGTTCACCGGCGACCGCAGCGGCGACTTCCTCTACGCCGCCCTCCACGCCGTGGGTCTCGCGAGCCAGCCGACGGCCACCCGCATCGGCGACGGACTCGAACTGTTCGGCGTCCGGATCACGTCCCCGGTGCACTGCGCGCCGCCCGCGAACAAGCCCACCCCGGCGGAACGCGACAACTGCCGGCACTGGCTCGACGCCGAACTGCGCATCCTGCAACCCGGCCTGCGGTCGGTGATCGTGCTCGGCGGGTTCGGCTGGCAGTCGCTGCTCCCGGTCCTCGACGACGCCGGCTGGGCCGTTCCCCGGCCGCGGCCCAAGTTCGGGCACGGCGCGCACGTCGAACTGGCCGGCGCCGAACATCCCCTGCACCTGTTCGGGTGCTACCACGTCAGCCAGCAGAACACGTTCACCGGCCGGCTGACCCCCGCCATGCTCGAGTCGGTGCTCTCCGACGCCGCCCGCGTGGCCGGGCTGCTCGACTGATTCCGGGCGCCCGACCGCCGGGCGAACGGTACATCCGACGCGTCAGAAGCGCCGAAAGCGCCGTTCACCCCGCATGACGCCGCTTCGGAAGTTCCTCGATGATGTATTTCGCCATGCTCCCGAGCCGGGGTCGGGCGGGTTGCATGGTGTCCACCCCGAGGACGGTGAGCGGCGAGGCCGTCACGGATCCGACGCAGACGGGTGCGACCGGACCGTGGAATGCCTGCAGGAGGGCCTCGACGCGGTCGGTGTCCTTCGCGGTGCTGAGCAGCGAGGACACGGCGGGTGCACTGGTGAAGGTGACGGCGTCGACCTCGGCGCGGACGATTCGGTCGAGCAGCGTCAGCAGTGGCTGCTGGTTCTCGGGCCGGATCCACCGGTACACCGACACGGCCGTCGTCTCGGCCCCGGCGCCGGCGAGGGAGACGCTCAGGTCGGTCATCGGTTCCCATTCGGTGATGGTGCCGTGCAACTGGACCGCGACGCGCAGTCCGCGCACGCCCTGGGCCACGAGGTGTTCGTGCACTTCCTCGGATGACTCGGTGTCGGGCGACCACTCCTCGCGCAGGCCTGCGCCGCGGACGGCGCCCTTCGCCTTGGGGCCGCGGGTGATGATCCGCGCCGACTGCAGGGCGGTGAGCAGCGCGTCCTCCTCGTCCCAGGCCCGTGCCGCGTCCAGCCAGCCCCGGAATCCGACGGCGGTGCTGACGACGAGGAGGTCCGGCGGCGACGCGATGATGCCGGCGGTGCGGGCGCGCAGATCGGAGTCGTCGACGAGCGGAAGCACGTGGATGGCCGGGGTGTGGACGATGGCGGCGCCGTGCCGTTCGAGCAGCGTGATGAACTCGGCGGCCCGCCGTTCGGCGGTGACGGCGATGGTCAGTCCGGACAGTTCGTCGTTCGACATTCTCTCAGTGTGACGGACGAATCGCACTAGGCTGCCCACATGATCACAGCTGTGCACACTCTGGTCTACGCCGACGACGCCGAGGCCGCCCGCGATTTCTTCCGCGACGTGCTGGGCTGGCCGCACGTCGACGCCGGCGGCGGTTGGCTGATCTTCCGCACCGGGCCGTCCGAGATGGGGGTACATCCCACCTCGGACGACCAAGGCGGTGAGGAGTGGTCGACCCGGCCGCATCACGAGATCTCGCTGATGTGCGACGACATCGAGTCGACCGTGGCGGAACTCGAGGCCAAGGGTGCCGAGTTCACCCGCGGAATCCGCGACGACCGGTACGGCCTCACCACCTCGCTGAAGATCCCCGGAGCGGGGGAGATGACGCTGTACGAGCCTCGGCACCCGGTGGCGTTCGAGGGTTAGGCCTTCGCCTGCGCGCTGCTGCGCGCCGGATTGGCCTGCTCCCCCGCCTTGGGATCGGTCTCCGACTGCTTCTTCGACACCCCGTCGGCGATCCGGTCGCCGAGCGTCTTGTCGACGTTGCGCCAGTACTCGAACGCCTTCGCCAGGATCGGTTCGCTGACGCCGTTCAGCAGATGCCCGACGACGTTGTCCACCAGGCGGTCCCGGGCGGCGTCGTCGAGTACGTCACGGACCATCGTCCCGGCCTGACCCCAGTCGTCGTCCTCCTTGTGGAGTACGTAGGGCGAGCGAACCATGTCGCCGGCGCCGTACCAGGTGGCCGTCTCCCCGACCTGCGACGGGTCGGCGTGCGGGCCACCCTTGGAATTCGGCACGTACACCGGGTCCCCGGGGTTGCGGTGCCGCATGTTGCCGTCCTTCGAGTACGAGTGGACGGGCACGTGCGGCCGGTTGACGGGCAGTTCCTTGTAGTTGGCGCCGATCCGGTAGCGGTGGGCGTCCGGGTAGGAGAACAGCCGGCCGATGAGCATCTTGTCGGGACTCGGGCCGATGCCGGGAACCAGATTGCTGGGTTCGAATGCGGCCTGCTCGATCTCGCAGTGGTAGTCCGTGGGGTTGCGGTCGAGGGTCATTCTGCCGACGGGGATCAGCGGGTAGTCGCCGTGCGGCCACACCTTGGTGAGGTCGAACGGGTTGAACCGGTAGTCGTCCGCATCCTCGAACGGCATGATCTGCATCTTCAGCGTCCAGCTCGGGTACTCGCCGCCGTCGATGTGCTCCCACAGGTCCCGTGTGTGGTAATCGGTGTCGACGGACGCCATCTGGTCGCCCTCGTGCTGCGTGAAGAACTCGATGCCCTGGTCGGTGTGGAAGTGGTACTTCACCCAGAACTTCTCGCCGGCGGCGTTCACCCACATGTACGTGTGGCTGGAGTACCCGTTCATGTGCCGCCAGGTGCGCGGGATGCCGCGATCACCCATCAGCCACGTGAC includes these proteins:
- a CDS encoding bifunctional FO biosynthesis protein CofGH — translated: MAHDRWVTHSGEESGRPTMLPMPGVPAAPPSGASAQEAAPSASAMRRVLRRARDGATLNVDEATVLLQARGEDLVDLCSSAAKVRDAGLLAAGRPRAVTYSRKVFIPLTRLCRDKCHYCTFVTVPGKLRAEGRGAYLEPDEVLEIARQGAELGCKEALFTLGDRPEDRWPEAKQWLDERGYDSTLDYLRAMSIRVLEETGLLPHLNPGVMSWEEISRLKPVAPSMGMMLETTSTRLFTDKGECHYGSPDKDPAVRLRTLTDAGRLSVPFTTGILVGIGETVRERAESIMAIRKSHKAFGHVQEVIVQNFLAKPDTAMRDTPDAGLAEFTATIAVSRLLLGPGMRIQSPPNLVSTTECAALLAAGVDDWGGVSPLTPDHVNPERPWPNLDTLAEITAAAGFELTERTAAQPQFVLAGAPWIDPRITGHVHALSDPQTGLAKLDTKPVGLPWQEPDESWESAGRVDLNTEIDTAGRNTDTRSDLGSAFGDWETVREQVLELSGPVRVDTDVLAALRSAERDPAGLSDDEYLALATADGAGLEAVVALADALRKDAVGDEVTYVVNRNINFTNICYTGCRFCAFAQRKGDADAFTLSTDEVADRAWEAHVAGATEVCMQGGIDPELPVTGYADLVRAVKKRVPSMHVHAFSPMEIVNGASRGGQSIRDWLTELREAGLDTIPGTAAEILDDEVRWVLTKGKLPTATWVEVVTTAHEVGLRSSSTMMYGHVDNPKHWVGHLRVLSGIQDRTGGFTEFVPLPFVHQSAPLYLAGASRPGPTNRDNRAVHALARIMLHGRIPNIQTSWVKLGVTGTQVMLQGGANDLGGTLMEETISRMAGSEHGSEKTVEELRAIAEGIGRPARERTTTHARREGRSPAA
- a CDS encoding PH domain-containing protein is translated as MSVPTTVTMAEPLWRPSPKAKQLWAINAALLWFPVFVVQVVALVFHWWPVWVHLTVLAITVVLAIVHVAVVPLWRYRVHRWEISDTAVYTRSGWFTQERRIAPISRIQTVDTERGPIDRMLGLATVTVTTASSAGAVKIAALDQDTADRTVARLTEIAGTNVGDAT
- a CDS encoding PH domain-containing protein, which codes for MSAAPEPGVAPPIAQGEAAVAAEEEQPWLRLDRRMLLVHPVNEIVKLLPVLLISLVIGTQSGNHVWSLVAIVVFVVFGVSRWFTTSYRIGPVHVQLRQGLFNKRLLSVPRNRIRSVDVEAGVLHRLLGLSIVRIGTGRQVGSTPDAAKFELNALSTGLVPDLRAALLARQPSPEVEHTAVTQEPAVTEIGHWTPAWVRYAPFSVTGVVTIAAIVGLAFQYGIGAKIARSSTVAEGIESAERVGIAVAVVVGIVVLLIVASGLACVRYLLTYGNMTLTDNGRTLHVSHGLLKTRQTTLDRARLRGTTLTEPLLLRLAGGARLDAVMTGVSAERRESSLLLPQAPRAEAERVMATVIGDHRQAAVPLTPHGPVAQRRRYTRALIPTEIALAAALVFLILGRPVFWVVWAGIVVLAVGGVALAWDRYRGLGHAVLPGWLITRSGSLDRSRDSLEADGIIGWTVRQTFFQRRAGVATVIAATPAGTGKYLVIDLPADQAWSLIESVTPGGGDVWARR
- a CDS encoding uracil-DNA glycosylase translates to MGAALTDIAGLDAHLVDCRACPRLVEWRERVAREKRASFRNETYWGRPVPGFGPADASLLIVGLAPAAHGANRTGRMFTGDRSGDFLYAALHAVGLASQPTATRIGDGLELFGVRITSPVHCAPPANKPTPAERDNCRHWLDAELRILQPGLRSVIVLGGFGWQSLLPVLDDAGWAVPRPRPKFGHGAHVELAGAEHPLHLFGCYHVSQQNTFTGRLTPAMLESVLSDAARVAGLLD
- a CDS encoding uroporphyrinogen-III synthase encodes the protein MSNDELSGLTIAVTAERRAAEFITLLERHGAAIVHTPAIHVLPLVDDSDLRARTAGIIASPPDLLVVSTAVGFRGWLDAARAWDEEDALLTALQSARIITRGPKAKGAVRGAGLREEWSPDTESSEEVHEHLVAQGVRGLRVAVQLHGTITEWEPMTDLSVSLAGAGAETTAVSVYRWIRPENQQPLLTLLDRIVRAEVDAVTFTSAPAVSSLLSTAKDTDRVEALLQAFHGPVAPVCVGSVTASPLTVLGVDTMQPARPRLGSMAKYIIEELPKRRHAG
- a CDS encoding VOC family protein — its product is MITAVHTLVYADDAEAARDFFRDVLGWPHVDAGGGWLIFRTGPSEMGVHPTSDDQGGEEWSTRPHHEISLMCDDIESTVAELEAKGAEFTRGIRDDRYGLTTSLKIPGAGEMTLYEPRHPVAFEG
- a CDS encoding catalase, translating into MTDQNFTTDDAGIPVTSDEHSLTIGTDGPILLQDHYLIEKMAQFNRERVAERQPHAKGGGAFGRFEVTEDVSAYTKADLFQPGKKTDLLIRFSSVAGERGSPDTWRDPRGFAVKFYTEQGNYDMVGNNTPVFFVRDPMKFQDFIRSQKRRADNNLRDHDMQWDFWTLSPESAHQVTWLMGDRGIPRTWRHMNGYSSHTYMWVNAAGEKFWVKYHFHTDQGIEFFTQHEGDQMASVDTDYHTRDLWEHIDGGEYPSWTLKMQIMPFEDADDYRFNPFDLTKVWPHGDYPLIPVGRMTLDRNPTDYHCEIEQAAFEPSNLVPGIGPSPDKMLIGRLFSYPDAHRYRIGANYKELPVNRPHVPVHSYSKDGNMRHRNPGDPVYVPNSKGGPHADPSQVGETATWYGAGDMVRSPYVLHKEDDDWGQAGTMVRDVLDDAARDRLVDNVVGHLLNGVSEPILAKAFEYWRNVDKTLGDRIADGVSKKQSETDPKAGEQANPARSSAQAKA